Within Phycodurus eques isolate BA_2022a chromosome 18, UOR_Pequ_1.1, whole genome shotgun sequence, the genomic segment GCTTTCTCTTGAAACGTTAacaagagggggggaaaaaaatttaaaaaaatccctaCTCCATGTTTTTATCTCTATGCCTACCAATGAACTAATTCACTACTAGCCGTTTTTAGGgaagagttccccatattgccagctgtTTTAGAGGATTTTGACCgctctttcaagacccacagaatattgtgtgtgaatgattgtctgtgaCAATGTAAACTACTAATAGAAAGAGTAATCCCTTCTTTcactagaaaaagttgtttttatcttttctttctcctctctttCATAATCAGCAGAACATAGGTTCGTTTcataaaaaacacctgtttctgACCTTTTTTGTGGTAcaatgtcaagcagaacagtgactgacggttttgttttttgcttttgtaaccCCTCAAACTATATAAcaacaaataatttatttacagatatacaactttGAAACGCTGACTTACGGCATAGCTCGTGTTGAACAtcaagggcttttttttttttttttttacatgaagttCGTAATTCACTCCCCGAACTGTgccttctttttctcatgatcGCGACACAAACGTTCTACTATCACGACACGTACTCTTTACACCATATATACACATACCGTATGCCCTACCCACTACAAAGTCTGTAAATTAGTTAGTGTAAATCTGTTGAAAaacgggaggaaaaaaaaccttaccTTTCTCCCACTGACATTAACACAGATGCGTTTCCTCAGGACCAATTGCATGTGGGCGGGGTGGCTCAACTCAACCACGACACGGATCGTCAGGTAGACCCTCTGCTCACCAGATGTTACACGGCTGAGCTCGGGGCACTCGTGTACTGTTGAGTCCCAGGATGCCTCCACTTTCACCTAGACCACATAAAACGGTAAATTAACAGggaatgaaatgttttcatcaaatatttaattaacCAAATAGGATAAATCAAAGTTTAGGTTTGCAGAACAGAACTGGTGAATGGCACCTTACTTCTGAATCGTAGTGTTTGACAATGTGAAGGTCAAAGAAGTCGTCTTCATACTCCCCACCAAGATAGGCATCCACACCCCCAGCTGGAGGGGCTGAAAGGTTTGACTGGAAATCATCAGCTaaagaccaaaaaaattaaGGAAGTGAGTTCACCATAGAGTCAGTGAAGGAAAGTGTCGAAAGAATTACAGACAAAATACCACTGAGATCCAGAAACAGGACAGGGATGTGCGTTTCCATCCCAGGCACAGGAACTCTGCAAGAGAACAGCAGCATCAGTGTTTGGCTTAAGTGAGTAAACCACTTAGTAATTATAGAGACGAAGTGGGAAGTTTTAATGCTAaaatgcgcgcacacacacacacacacacacctttcaaCCGGTGTTCCAGGAATGCCGCTGCCAGCTGACGGCACCAAAACAGCATTGCGTTCTTCGGTGAGTGTCAGACGGCACTCCAGCAGCTGGGACTCCCTCTCCAAATCGTCCTCTGACTTATCTGTGTGCACATACACAGGTGAAACGGGTGAAATCACTGTTTGGTAATGAGGGAGAGAAGAtaatgttacttaaaaatgATTGAGATAGAGGAAGGGGGATGTATCCAactgcaatttgaaatgtcttgCCAaccataattacaataaaaacacgtgacaaaatattacaaacgcTTTAATAATACTGCTGCAaccttttaaaacaaccaatGACACATCCGTCCTTTATTTATATTCTATATCCTACAAACAAGTTGCAGGGAggtggagcctagcccagctctCAATAACAACAACCTTGAGCTAAAGAGCCTTTTTTTACAGAGGGGAAATCAATGACCCATGTTATTGACCCTTTTGATGCTTCTGTATTATTCATATGGCTGTGCTAGTGACATTTCTggattaattatgtttttattatcactccttttttaatatagtttatGTGCTGCCTACTGGTGGTAGAAGCGGGAAGGTGTTTCCTTAAAATGTACACCGTAAGACAGTGGAGTTTTTGAAGAGATCTGTACCTGGTTTGGACACTACTTTCTGCAACTGCTGATCCAGATACTCCTGTCTCTGAGTGAGCGTGGCCAGCCACTGTTCCCTCATTCTCTCCAAATCCACTtccttcacacaaacacacgcaaaatAACCTTTTGATGTTCTGCTCACCAAGAAAAACACTTTCATAGTTTAGCCAAAAACGTTAGCTAATATATTACAATCGGTTAGAGCAAAGTGTGAGCACTTACTTGGtagctgtccatttcttcatcCCTAGCctgaaaatttatatttttagatCAATATTTTGATAGAAATGATCATCTGTGGTATTTAAACCAGGAAGGGCAGATGGTTGGCATATAAAATGAAGATCaactaataatataatatataatataatcatCTCCCCTTAccaacaatgagtccctgcgtTTTGGTGTATTTTGGACCTTGACGTCTCCAATGGACACAGAGAGGATGGAGCTGGAGATGAGCGGCATTGTGCCAGAGTCTGCCACAGAGTGCAACTCCACCTGGACACGACGAGACTGACCCTGGATGGCAATGTTTCACAAGTGTAGGTTTTGGATAATGagcaataaaaatatgttttccagACCAATGTGACACTGAATAACTAACTGCAGGCAAacttattaaaaagaaatacacaccTGTCTGAGCTGAAAGATTCCTCCAGTGCGTACATCCTTAGCAGAAAGAATTTCTACTGGTGTGAATTGCCCTGCATCATTGAGCTCCATGAGCTGCACCCACAGGTCCACCCGCCGAGTCACCTCACTCCACCTGCCGAGTTGggggaaaagaacaaaagaatTTGCAATACTTCTAACAAGgttagtcatccatccatcctttttctccAACGTTTACTAGTCAAGGTAGCAGGCAAGCTGGAGCCtttgccagctgactttgggcaagaggcggggtacaatcTGGACCTATTGCCCGTCATTGCAGGGTacttatagacaaacaaaaatctacttaacacctatgaaaaataaagtcttcaattaacctaacatgcatgcttttagaATATGGAGGAAGCAGAGGAAGAACATgcacgccacacaggaaggctttGGCCGAGAGTCGAACCCAGAAGCTCttgactgtgagacagatgcgCTAAACACACACGAGCAAGTAAAGAtgagtaaaaacaaatatcaacaTAGAAAATCCTATTTAGCAGTCCTTTaagtatatattacatatacattttttcccctaGACTCTGAACTTCTTCAAGTGATTTCTTAATAAAATTGGATAATTGTGAGATTGTAAACCTCTCTCTGAGTGAGCGTGTTTTGGCTTGAATTACACCGAGGTCCCACAGTGCCAGGTTCCTCCGATGGTTGTCCTGTTTGTGACCATACACTTCGATTGCCACCGCACCCTCAGACAAATACTCGAGAAAGTCCTCTGACACCGGCACTGACAACTCCTAAAAAGACAGCACAAAGTACAAATCAACCATTTCATAATAAATTCCAATTACGATGAAGACTTCACATTAATAATTGTACAACCCccattctaatgaagttgggccgttgtgttaaacaaataaaaacagaaaacaattatttgcaaatcatgttcaacctatatttaattgaatacactacaaagacaagatatttaatgttcaaactgataaacttgattgtttttagcaaatactcattaactgagaatgttatggctgaaacgcattccaaaaaatctgggacagggttcatgttttcaccttttcttttaacaacatccaataaacgtttggtaactgaggacactaattgttgaagccttgtcggtggaattctttcccattcctgcttgatgtacagcttcagctgttcaacagtccggagtctctGTTGGCGTattttcataatgcgccacacattttcaacgggagacaggtctgaactgcaggcaggccagtctagtacccacactcttttactacgaagccacgctgttgtaacacgtgcagaatgtggtttggcattgacttgctgaaataagcaggggcgtccatgaaaaagacgttgcttggatggtttttccaaaacttgtatctacctttcagcattaatggtgatgTGTAAGTTAAACCATGcgattggcactaacacagccccaataccatcacagatgctggcttttaaactttgcatcCAGAACAGTCCggttggttcttttcctctttggcccggaggacaagacgtacacaatttcccaaaacaattgaaatgtggactcgtcggacaacagaacacttttccactttgcatcagtccatcttagatgagctcggccccagagaagccagtggcgtttctgggtgttgtggataaatggcttttgctttgcatagtagagtttcaagtcgcacttacggctgtagcgcagaactgtatttactgacattggttttctgaagtgttcctgagcccatgtggtgatatcctttacgtattgatgtcggtttttcatgcagtgccgcctgggggatcaaaggtcacgggcattcaatgttggttttcggccttgccgcttgcatgcagtgatttctccagattctctgaaccttttgatgacattatggaccgcagatgatgacatccctaaattccttgaaattgtacgttgaggaacattctccttaaactgttcgactattttctcacgcacttgttcacaaagaggtgaaccttgccccatatttgcttgtgaatgactgagcaattcagggaagctccttttatacccaatcatggcacccacctgttcccaattagccttttcacctgtggcatgttccaaacaggtgtttgatgagcattcctcaactttctcagtcttttttgccacctgtcccagcttttttggaacgtgttgcagccataaaattcgaagttaatgattatttgctaaaaagaataaagtttatcagtttgaacatgaaatatcttgtctttgtagtgtattcataaatataggttgaacatgatttgcaaatcattgtattctgtttttatttttgtttaacacaatgtcccaacttcattggaattggggtcgtaaATCATGAAGTGATACCTTGGAGCTGTCAAAAACAACTGTGCACTGAGGGTCTTTGGAAGCAGATGGCGAGGGCGCCCGCGCCATCTCTGGAGGGATGAACATAGGTTCGGTCTCCCCACAAAAGTGATACTGACAGAAGACAAAGTTCGACAGGTGACGAGGAAGACCGGTAGCCTGGAGGATTTTTACCTGAGGCGACAACAGAAAAGCATATTACCTGCTTATTCCTTTggtcattcaaaacaaaatgcatcaaGACACATCTCGCACCACATGAGAGAGTTCTCAAGTTCTCACCACACAGTTCAGTTTACGCTCCTGTGCATCTCCATCTGTGTTACTTTCTTGTGAACCTTCTTCCTCAGTGTCTTCTGTTCCTCGCCACACTTCCACATGAAGCCGACCCGCCACCTGACAAACAAACGTAACATAGCTATTGTTTTGGCAACAGCTTTTAATCTGTCTGCCCGGACAATAAGAATTTGGAGAAAACATAATCAGGACTGTCCTACCTCTCCCTTTTGGTTGATGATGGGAACTGCGTACTGTAGTTTTACATCATAGAACAAACatgccaggaaaacattggccacCCCAATGAGACTGTGGTTCTCCTGCTCATCAAAAAATGGGTCGGCCCGTTTGAAATAAGACCGCATcacctgtgtttaaaaaaaaaaaaaaaaaaaaaaacggaagagCAATCATTACATTActcttaaagaccctgtaaagttaATTCAGAGATTTTTTTCGAAATAGGTTTTACATGTCTGAAGATGATTGCTCAACTCCTTCCAAGACTAAAACCTGTGTAGCATAAGGAGTGTAGTTTATAGCATTAAACTGGTTTCaccattttcctgatttttggggggcgtggctaaaacagcgGCCAGTGTCGCACTTGGGCGTCCAACATGAGTCAACTCTCCCCCACTATAGAAGAACTGAGCACCTTTGTTCCATGAGTGGCTATTCGGCCTAATTGCAAGGTACTCAGTTATAATTACTTGTCAAATTTCTCCCACTAAAGCATACAGTTAGCGAGCAAgctataccatccatccatccattttctaccgcttatccgggtcgggtagcgggggcagtagctttagcagggacgcccagacttccctctccccagccacttcatccagctcttccggggggatcccgaggcgttcccaggccagccgaaggacgtagtctctccagcgtgtcctgggtcgtccccggggtctcctcccggtgggacgtgcccggaacacctcaccagggaggtgtccgggaggcatcctaatcagatgccccagccacctcatctggctcctctcaatgcgaaggagcagcggctctactctgagatcctcccggatgaccgagcttctcaccctctctctaagggagagcccggacaccctgcggcggaaacacatttcagccgcttgtatccgggatcttgttctttcggtcacgacccacagctcatgaccataggtgatggtaggaacgaagatcgaccagtacattgagagcttcgcctttcggcttagctccttctttaccacaacggaccgatacgaagtccgcatcactgcagacgctgcaccgatccgcctgtcgatctcccgttccattcttccctcactccaagatacttgaactcctccacttggggcaggatctcatccccgacctggagagggcatgccacccttttccgactgaggaccatgatctcagatttggaggtgctgattctcatcccaggcgCTTCAcactgcgaactgctccagtgagagttggagctcacggattgatgaagccaacagaaccacatcatcagcaaaaagcagagatgcaatactgaagccaccaaaccggaccccctctacaccttggctgcgcctagaaattctgtccataaaagttatgaacagaatcggcgacaaagggcagccttggcggagtccaaccctcaccgggaacgagtccgacttactgcaggatatgcggaccaaactctgactccggtcgtacagggaccgaacagcccgtatcagggggttcggtaccccataatcccgaagcaccctccacaggactccccgagggacacggtcgaacgccttctccaagtccacaaaacacatgtagactggttgagcaaactcccatgcaccctcgaggacccagccgagggtgtagagctggtccactgttccacggccaggacgaaaaccacactgctcctcctgaatctgagattcgacttcccggcggaccctcctctccagcacccctgaatagaccttaccagggaggctgagcagtgtgatccccctgtagttggaacacaccctccggtcccccttcttaaaaagggggaccaccaccccagtctgccaatccagaggcactgtccccgatgtccacgcgatgttgcagaggcgtgtcaaccaggacacagttggtgagcccatgggaagggagacccacgttaccctttcgggctgtgcccggccgggccccatgggtgcaggcccggccaccaggcgctcgccttcgagccccaccaccaggcctggctccagtggggggcgccggtgacccgcatccaggcaagggaaaatgaagtccattgtttgtcgtcatcattaggggtctttgagccgtgctttgtctggtccctcacctaggacctgtttgtcatgggtgaccctgccaagggcataaagccccagacaacttagctcctaggatcactgggacacacaaacccctccaccacgacaaggtgacggctcaaggaggggctaGCTATacctacaccccaaaaaaaaaaaatgcatcttccctggatgccataatttacatttcagctGGGTGTCGTTATTTAATTTGCCAAGTgctatgtattttgtattttctgggCTACCGTAATATGTTGAACCGTATTGTGGTTATATAACTAGCATGAAGCATGTGCACAAATGTCCGCCATGTCGTATGAGCTACAGGCTGAATGACATGTGCTGCCGTGTTtaataaacggttaactttccctgaagtgtctctgcTATGTGGACCTACACACTTCCATAACACCAAAGGGGGCAGTGACATATTGGACAAGCCCGCCGCAGGTCCGCGGAGTCCAGAAGCCTGTTAGCACGCGAGCTAATTGGTGACGAGTGCCTCTCGTCGCAGCGTGGAAAAGCCCCACGATGACTCAGTGGGCTATATTTCAGCCTCTGGTGGCTTTAAATTGATATATTTTCATGCCTCAAACATATAGAAATGTGAAGGTACAAGAAAGAACATAGACCTAtgaacatatttgattgacagttaaaAGTTGAGTAGggcatgttttcagcacattcatcggacacgcccacagcttCTTACAGCTgagaaaatgtcaatttttttgctgttttgaagcttcattttggtgattttttttaattttatgtattcaaatttggcaagctTGTTAACCACACTCTgcagtgtgtcaaatttacagggATTTAACAAGAGTGAGTCACTTTAGCAAATCTTGTAGATTTCAATCTGTATGTCCAACCACTTGAGGATTCACTCTTCTGACTCACAGGGTTGTCTTCATCAAAGTCTTTCCATTCTTGGTAGAGATCCCTCATGTCCACCAGCCTGTTCTCCATCTTCTCCATTGCCCAGATCTGCTTCCCTTTCCCTTTACGCCGAACCTGAACAGCTGGCTCGCTCAGCACCATGTcacgctttaaaaaaaaggggagaggttAAATATTCCTCGATGGTGCAAAAATAATGTACACCACCACATTAACAGAGGCAATCATAGAGTAATATGCCCAATTTTCCTCTAGCTATATTTTTTGCAATAGTAAGGAAATATGCGCACAGAAATAAAGCCCAAAAAGTGGGTGATTTCATCGCTACTTTTCAATATAATGTCCCTTTTTCTCAACACCGACTGTCCATCAATGAACAAGGGCATGTATGCCAGTCTCACAACATTCAGTAGGCTGCACTTCTTACCAGTTTTTACAGCTTGCTGAACATGTTCGTCATCAGAAAAGTGCTGCCctcctacccccccccccccctactatTTGGTGAGAGAAGATGATTCAAAAGTAACAATGGTCGAAGAAGTAAGTGTCGTCTCATTACTTTCCCGGGAAAAGTAACATGTTACttcgctcgttactcaaaatggcggaaCTTTGTAACGCGTTACTGGCAATCCAGTCatagctctctgcttctgacagCCACACAACAATGACATAATTTCCAAGTTAGCTGACAggcttaaatatatatatatatccattgccttatatatatatatatatatatatatatatatatatattttattttatttttattttttttaatgaagcttCAAACAAGCATTTAAACTAGAAACTGGGAATATttctaaaagaaaaaacttATTCGTAGGTTctttactttttgactgcccctcttACATGGCTACTTTGTATGGAAAGCAGACCATTTGTTCCGAGGAAACAAGACATATGATTCTCTTACCTTCCTGTTAGCATCCAGATTTGCAGCTGGTATCTGTAAAGTGACCAGGTACTCTGTCCTTTTGTTGAGCTCCTCTGCAATGAAGCAGGCCTCCTGAGCCAACAGGTTGGCGCGAACGATCTGCTCCTTCAGACGTCGAAGGCTTCGTGTAATCATAGCCTCTCTTGATGACAAACACATACAATACAATGTATGCAGAGGGGATAAAAAGGTCCACACTGAGCAGGACTTACCTGTCTTCACTCCAGCGCCGCATGCGTTTCTGGGAGCCTGGTGATGTTCCAGTGGCAGTGCCACTAGTCGGTAAGCCTGACACATCAAGGAGATGAGAGCTCTCAGGGTTGAGCTGCTGACGAAGCCGCTGCAGCTCCTGTTCGTACATTTGCCTCTGGCGCTCGAGGGCGCAGCGTTTCTCCTCCTCATGCTGCCTCTCAAGGGTCTGTAACACTGACTGCAAGGGGTCTGAAGAGGTGGAACCAAAGTTGAGATTATTAATATGGACAATTAAATAGATAATCGCTAAATACAGAACACAGTATAGTGCACTAAATGAAATGCTTTCAGTAACCTGACTCAAAAATTTTATTGTAGTATTAAATAGGGTATAAAAGTTTGCTTTCTTTGATGAATACAAAGGAAACATTTACAATGAGGTAGTGTTTTCTCGTGAACCAAATTTAAAAACTGGTCCAGCAGACTCACTTACCATTGTTGGCCATTCCTTTCATCATGACTTCTGCTTGAGCAAACTCAAAGCCCACTTCACTAGAAACATCACTGGATGCATCAACATCCACCTCCAGCTCCTCTGTACTAAAACAGGTCTTCATTTTAGCTCTGCCCTCCTGCTCCTCACCCCCAAGATGGACCAAATGCTTGGGCAGGTTGATTCTGTTGAAGGCAAAAGTGGATGTCAGCAGGTAAGAAAGAGAAAtaacattaacaacaacaatgggaataatattttattcataaagcACTTTTCTGAAACTCAAAGACCCTTAACAGTACAGGGTTgtaaaaaagaatataaaaaacaaaataactgaaaaataaatgtgcaaaatacaaagaatttaaacatcaaacattttaaaaagatggcTTTTGGTGAAGGTTTTGCAAAAGTTATGCATATTGGTGAAGGTTTCGCATATTGGTTAAGTCACAAATCTATTTTGGGAGTGTGTTGCAGAGGGAGGGGGCAGCTATGGGGAAGGCTCTGGTGcccaggatggatggataaagcatAAAATGTCATGCTAATGGTTGTAAAATACAGCAAACGTGACTTTCAAAAAGATATACACACATGAGTTGGTCAGTCAAACCTGAAGAAATGATTATTTCCCCACAAGATCCGGTCTCCGTGATGAAGGGGCACTGGACTGGTGACCACAGTGCCATTCACCCACGTCCTTCAGGGGGTAAACATTAACAAATAACATGTTTTAATAGTGCCGATAGTTTAATAGTGCCATATGTTGCAAACGCATCGTATTAACAGAGTAGCTGTTAAAATGCAGCAAGTAACAAGCAGGTATTTTAAGATGCTGGTGTTTCGAGTCTCACAAACCTCTTAATGCAGGGGCTTGTCATGCATAATGTTCTATATTGACCACCCCTAAACAATCTCACTAAGAGGAACATGCTCAGAAAATACATGAAGACTAATTTTTCAACCGTTTTATTTACTGATGAATGTTGCGCGAAAACTTATCACTTACTGCCACggttaaaaaaagaactgtGCCTTCTGTAGAAAAATAATACTCATGCAAGACAACACACCATCCAGTGGTGTAAAAGATACAATTCAAGCATTAGCTGCTATGGGTatgtcaggggaaaaaaataatgatgtccCCTGGCCTCAACCCAATCGAG encodes:
- the LOC133417054 gene encoding kinesin-like protein KIF13B isoform X3, with translation MPRGPPSDSAMDDSKLNDSNVKVAVRVRPMSRREKDLTAKCVVEMEGNQTILNPAIASLSKGDPRNQPKVFAYDHCFWSMDESQKDKFAGQEVLFQSLGESLLDNAFMGYNACIFAYGQTGSGKSYTMMGSAEHPGLIPRLCSSLFSRTMQEAREGESFTVEVSYMEIYNEKVRDLLDPKGSRQALRVREHNVLGPYVDGLSRLAVASYKDIESLMSEGNKSRTVAATNMNEESSRSHAVFNIILTHTLMDLQSGTSGEKVSKLSLVDLAGSERAAKTGAAGERLKEGSNINKSLSTLGLVISALADQGAGKNRSKFVPYRDSVLTWLLKDSLGGNSRTAMVATISPAADNYDETLSTLRYADRAKSIVNHAVVNEDPNARIIRELREEVEKLRDQLTEAESMKAPELKERLEESEKLIQEMTVTWEEKLRKTESIAQARQRQLESLGISLQSSGIRVVDDKCFLVNLNADPALNELLVYYLKEHTRVGSSKSQDIQLCGMAIQAEHCIIDITQNNGVVLTPHCNARTWVNGTVVTSPVPLHHGDRILWGNNHFFRINLPKHLVHLGGEEQEGRAKMKTCFSTEELEVDVDASSDVSSEVGFEFAQAEVMMKGMANNDPLQSVLQTLERQHEEEKRCALERQRQMYEQELQRLRQQLNPESSHLLDVSGLPTSGTATGTSPGSQKRMRRWSEDREAMITRSLRRLKEQIVRANLLAQEACFIAEELNKRTEYLVTLQIPAANLDANRKRDMVLSEPAVQVRRKGKGKQIWAMEKMENRLVDMRDLYQEWKDFDEDNPVMRSYFKRADPFFDEQENHSLIGVANVFLACLFYDVKLQYAVPIINQKGEVAGRLHVEVWRGTEDTEEEGSQESNTDGDAQERKLNCVVKILQATGLPRHLSNFVFCQYHFCGETEPMFIPPEMARAPSPSASKDPQCTVVFDSSKELSVPVSEDFLEYLSEGAVAIEVYGHKQDNHRRNLALWDLGVIQAKTRSLRERWSEVTRRVDLWVQLMELNDAGQFTPVEILSAKDVRTGGIFQLRQGQSRRVQVELHSVADSGTMPLISSSILSVSIGDVKVQNTPKRRDSLLARDEEMDSYQEVDLERMREQWLATLTQRQEYLDQQLQKVVSKPDKSEDDLERESQLLECRLTLTEERNAVLVPSAGSGIPGTPVERVPVPGMETHIPVLFLDLSADDFQSNLSAPPAGGVDAYLGGEYEDDFFDLHIVKHYDSEVKVEASWDSTVHECPELSRVTSGEQRVYLTIRVVVELSHPAHMQLVLRKRICVNVSGRKGFAQSLLKRMSQRSTIPGSGVTFEIVSNIPGDFHGPEDREMLARLAASTDDDQSGDSEAAIEKYLRSVLAVENILTLDRLRQEVTVKEQLAVRGKAPRRCLSTPTVHRLSASNLDVFSSTHKLGDFKGWESHQDLSAAATQTRRTMPSSISHSLYPDTVKAVPHLLKSLLSAGKEDSGDQVPVHQQGHCLVGR